A genomic window from Triticum urartu cultivar G1812 chromosome 7, Tu2.1, whole genome shotgun sequence includes:
- the LOC125519413 gene encoding RING-H2 finger protein ATL46-like, translating into MAEAVSSSPGSSAPATAAAYGYPRRLHGAFVARDELPYSYPASAAAPPPPAPLPQAQQGSSGGGGGKISPAVLFIIVILAVVFFISGLLHLLVRLLMKKQHRRRGGSAAAAGQGPGEADAALQRQLQQLFHLHDSGLDQAFIDALPVFSYREIVVGGGGGDKEPFDCAVCLCEFDAEDRLRLLPLCGHAFHLNCIDTWLLSNSTCPLCRGVLFAPGLTAENNPMFDFDEGLEEGRLSECCEDGFGLPAQKSSEGLQTPVAEKRVFPVRLGKFKNVGTQGAVEGGHGDSAVLRREEGESSSSSLDARKCFSMGTYQYVLGTSELQVALQPGRTRNGAMRTRPPGLSCVNADIMEGKKICARNKGESFSMSKIWQWSNLKGKLPAGSDDCSEAGSLPWMKRGGTGDKLNM; encoded by the coding sequence ATGGCTGAAGCGGTCTCGTCCTCGCCCGGATCCTCCGCGCCGGCGACGGCGGCCGCGTACGGTTACCCGCGCCGCCTCCATGGCGCCTTCGTCGCCAGGGACGAGCTCCCGTACTCATACCCCGCTTCCgctgccgccccgccgccgcccgcgccgctgcCGCAGGCGCAGCAGGGCTCCTCCGGCGGGGGTGGCGGCAAGATTAGCCCCGCGGtgctcttcatcatcgtcatcctcgCGGTGGTGTTCTTCATCTCCGGCCTGCTCCACCTCCTCGTGCGCCTGCTCATGAAGAAGCAGCACCGCCGCCGAGGCGGCTCGGCGGCCGCGGCGGGGCAGGGGCCCGGGGAGGCCGACGCGGCGCTGCAGCGCCAGCTGCAGCAGCTGTTCCACCTCCACGACTCCGGCCTGGACCAGGCCTTCATCGACGCGCTGCCCGTCTTCTCCTACCGGGAGATCgtcgtgggcggcggcggcggcgacaagGAGCCCTTCGACTGCGCCGTCTGCCTGTGCGAATTCGACGCCGAGGACAGGCTCCGGCTGCTGCCGCTCTGCGGGCACGCCTTCCACCTGAACTGCATCGACACATGGCTGCTGTCCAACTCGACGTGCCCGCTCTGCCGCGGGGTGCTCTTCGCCCCAGGGCTGACAGCCGAGAATAACCCGATGTTCGATTTCGATGAGGGCTTGGAGGAAGGGCGGCTGTCGGAGTGCTGCGAGGATGGTTTCGGATTGCCCGCGCAGAAGTCCTCGGAGGGGTTGCAGACGCCGGTGGCCGAGAAAAGAGTGTTCCCGGTGAGGCTCGGCAAGTTCAAGAATGTCGGCACCCAGGGTGCTGTTGAAGGTGGACACGGCGATTCTGCTGTGCTGAGGAGGGAGGAAGGAGAGAGTAGCAGCAGCAGTTTGGATGCAAGGAAATGCTTCTCTATGGGCACCTACCAGTATGTTCTTGGGACTTCTGAGCTTCAGGTGGCTCTCCAGCCGGGCCGAACAAGAAATGGTGCGATGAGAACAAGACCTCCGGGTCTAAGTTGTGTGAATGCCGACATTATGGAGGGAAAGAAAATTTGCGCACGGAACAAAGGGGAGAGCTTCTCCATGTCCAAGATTTGGCAGTGGTCTAATCTGAAGGGCAAGTTACCGGCCGGCTCAGATGATTGTTCAGAAGCGGGGAGCCTTCCATGGATGAAGAGAGGTGGCACCGGGGATAAATTGAACATGTGA